One Yimella lutea DNA window includes the following coding sequences:
- the coaA gene encoding type I pantothenate kinase has protein sequence MSDVSRPTISAESPYLEFSRAQWARLRDQHPMSLGLNDVRRLRGAGERIDLAEVEEVYLPLSRLLNFYVGATAGLHRVTSDFLGERPEKTPFIIGVAGSVAVGKSTTARILRELLARWEGTPRVELITTDGFLFPNAELQRRGILNRKGFPESYDRRSLVRFVAEVKSGKQEVSAPVYSHLTYDIVEGERVVVRQPDVLIVEGLNVLQPSQAIAGRRNTLNVSDYFDFSVYVDARESDIRRWYVDRFLGLRQTAFADPDSYFHRYASLTDEQAVDRANQIWEEINLPNLVENVAPTRSRATLVLSKGGDHGVSRVSLRKL, from the coding sequence ATGTCGGACGTGTCACGTCCGACAATTTCGGCAGAGTCGCCGTATCTGGAGTTCAGTCGCGCTCAATGGGCCCGGCTGCGCGACCAGCACCCGATGAGTCTCGGCCTGAACGACGTCCGCCGACTGCGTGGCGCCGGCGAGCGGATCGATCTCGCCGAGGTCGAAGAGGTCTACCTGCCCCTGTCGCGACTGCTCAACTTCTACGTCGGTGCCACAGCGGGCCTGCATCGGGTCACCTCCGACTTCCTCGGCGAACGTCCGGAGAAGACTCCGTTCATCATCGGCGTCGCCGGATCGGTCGCGGTCGGGAAGTCGACGACGGCGCGCATCCTGCGCGAGTTGCTGGCCCGGTGGGAGGGCACGCCACGGGTCGAACTCATCACCACGGACGGCTTCCTGTTCCCCAACGCCGAACTGCAACGGCGCGGCATCCTCAACCGCAAGGGTTTCCCGGAGTCGTACGACCGCCGGTCACTGGTGCGCTTCGTGGCGGAGGTGAAGTCGGGCAAGCAGGAGGTCTCGGCGCCCGTGTACTCACACCTGACCTACGACATCGTCGAGGGCGAACGAGTCGTCGTGCGCCAACCCGACGTGCTGATCGTCGAAGGACTCAACGTCCTGCAGCCCTCCCAGGCCATCGCCGGACGCCGCAACACGCTCAACGTGTCGGACTACTTCGACTTCTCGGTGTACGTCGACGCGAGGGAGAGCGACATCCGTCGCTGGTACGTCGACCGCTTCCTCGGACTGCGTCAGACCGCGTTCGCCGATCCGGACTCCTACTTCCACCGGTACGCATCACTCACCGACGAGCAGGCGGTCGACCGGGCGAACCAGATCTGGGAAGAGATCAACCTGCCGAACCTGGTGGAGAACGTCGCGCCGACCAGGAGCCGGGCAACGCTCGTCCTCAGCAAGGGTGGCGACCACGGCGTGAGCCGGGTCAGCCTGCGCAAGCTCTAA
- a CDS encoding PhoH family protein, with translation MTVELDSPRTYVLDTSVLLSDPRAMTRFAEHEVVLPVVVISELEGKRHHPELGYFARSALRMLDDLRVQHGSLHSPVPIGDGGTLRVELNHTDPNSLPAGFRLGDNDTRILAVARNLANEGCGVTVVSKDLPMRVKASAVGLNAEEYRAELAPDSGWTGISELDITAEEMDSLYDESRLESPAAAELPCNTGVVMLGPRGSALGRVMADKSVRLVRGDRNAFGLHGRSAEQRIALDLLLDPDVGIVSLGGRAGTGKSALALCAGLEAVMERRQHRKVIVFRPLYAVGGQELGYLPGTENEKMGPWAQAVFDTLSAVVSREVVEEVMDRELLEVLPLTHIRGRSLHDAFVIVDEAQSLERNVLLTVLSRVGQNSRVVLTHDVAQRDNLRVGRHDGIAAVIEKLKGHPLFGHVTLTRSERSPIAALVTDLLEQADV, from the coding sequence ATGACCGTTGAACTGGACAGCCCCCGCACGTACGTGCTCGATACGTCGGTGCTCCTGTCGGATCCACGCGCGATGACGCGTTTCGCCGAACACGAAGTGGTGCTCCCGGTCGTGGTGATCAGTGAGCTCGAGGGCAAACGGCATCACCCGGAACTCGGCTACTTCGCCCGCTCCGCGCTGCGCATGCTGGACGACCTGCGCGTCCAGCACGGCAGCCTGCACTCGCCGGTGCCGATCGGTGACGGCGGCACCTTGCGCGTCGAGCTCAATCACACCGATCCGAACTCGTTGCCGGCCGGATTTCGCTTGGGAGACAACGACACCCGCATCCTGGCGGTCGCCCGCAACCTGGCGAACGAGGGGTGCGGGGTGACGGTCGTGAGCAAGGACCTTCCGATGCGCGTGAAGGCGTCCGCGGTCGGACTCAACGCCGAGGAGTACCGCGCGGAGCTTGCTCCGGACAGCGGATGGACCGGCATCAGCGAACTCGACATCACCGCCGAGGAGATGGACTCCCTGTACGACGAGTCCCGCCTCGAATCGCCCGCCGCCGCCGAATTGCCTTGCAACACAGGCGTGGTCATGCTCGGGCCGCGCGGCAGCGCGCTCGGGCGCGTCATGGCCGACAAGAGCGTCCGTCTCGTCCGAGGCGATCGGAACGCGTTCGGCCTGCACGGTCGGTCGGCCGAACAGCGCATCGCGCTCGACCTGTTGCTCGACCCCGACGTCGGCATCGTCAGCCTCGGCGGACGCGCCGGCACCGGAAAGTCTGCACTGGCCCTGTGCGCCGGACTCGAAGCCGTCATGGAGCGTCGCCAGCACCGCAAGGTGATCGTGTTCCGTCCGCTGTACGCCGTCGGCGGCCAGGAGCTCGGCTACCTGCCAGGTACCGAGAACGAGAAGATGGGGCCCTGGGCGCAGGCCGTCTTCGACACGCTCAGCGCGGTGGTCTCGCGCGAGGTCGTCGAGGAGGTCATGGACCGCGAGCTGCTCGAGGTGCTGCCGCTGACGCACATTCGCGGGCGGTCGCTGCACGACGCGTTCGTGATCGTCGACGAGGCACAGTCGCTCGAGCGCAATGTGCTGCTCACCGTGCTTTCGCGAGTGGGGCAGAACTCGCGGGTCGTCCTCACCCACGACGTCGCGCAACGCGACAACCTGCGGGTCGGGCGACACGACGGCATCGCCGCCGTGATCGAGAAGCTCAAGGGGCACCCGTTGTTCGGACACGTCACGCTGACCCGCTCCGAGCGCAGCCCGATCGCCGCACTGGTCACCGATCTGCTGGAACAGGCCGACGTCTGA
- a CDS encoding isoprenyl transferase: protein MRGPSDLVYGAYERQLARSLPTENLPRHVGVMLDGNRRWAKARGTDTASGHKAGADNIAPFLGWCEEMGIEVVTLWLLSTDNLNRPTEELEPLVGIIEGVVCELAGREQWKINPVGALAMLPEHTQEVLREASEQTADVDGLIVNIAVGYGGRQEIAEAVRSLLRAHAADGTSIEQLAEILDVEHIAEHLYTKGQPDPDLVIRTSGEQRLGGFLLWQSAYSEFYFCEAYWPDFRRVDFLRALRDYATRDRRMGK, encoded by the coding sequence ATGCGCGGACCGAGTGACCTCGTCTACGGCGCGTACGAGCGCCAACTGGCCCGTTCGTTGCCGACGGAGAACCTGCCGCGGCACGTCGGCGTGATGCTCGACGGCAATCGGCGCTGGGCCAAGGCCCGCGGCACCGACACCGCCTCGGGGCACAAGGCCGGTGCCGACAACATCGCCCCCTTCCTCGGTTGGTGCGAGGAGATGGGCATCGAGGTCGTCACCCTCTGGTTGTTGTCGACCGACAACCTGAACCGACCCACCGAAGAACTCGAGCCGCTCGTCGGCATCATCGAAGGCGTGGTCTGCGAGCTCGCCGGTCGCGAGCAGTGGAAGATCAACCCGGTGGGCGCCCTGGCGATGCTCCCCGAACACACCCAGGAGGTGCTGCGCGAGGCGTCCGAACAGACCGCGGACGTCGACGGACTGATCGTCAACATCGCGGTCGGGTACGGCGGACGCCAGGAGATCGCCGAAGCGGTCCGCTCCCTGCTACGGGCACACGCGGCCGATGGCACCTCCATCGAGCAACTCGCCGAGATCCTCGACGTCGAGCACATCGCCGAACACCTCTACACCAAGGGGCAGCCCGATCCCGATCTGGTGATCCGCACCTCCGGCGAACAGCGCTTGGGCGGCTTCCTGCTCTGGCAGAGCGCGTACTCCGAGTTCTACTTCTGTGAGGCCTACTGGCCCGACTTCCGTCGCGTCGACTTCCTTCGCGCGTTGCGCGATTACGCCACCCGTGACCGCCGGATGGGTAAGTGA
- the trhA gene encoding PAQR family membrane homeostasis protein TrhA has product MSQIGQRVEEFGEDAARMLRMVKPKLRGWLHTGMFPLAMIAGLLLVVITPTLSGRVGAAVFTMTAGLLFGVSAVYHRGNWSPAYEGFLKRFDHANIFLIIAGTYTPFALTLLPRDEGTQLLIIVWGGAIGGVLFRVFWVSAPRWLYVPIYVALGWVAIFYFGPLYRAGGPLIISLIALGGLLYTAGAVVYGFKRPDPSPRWFGFHEIFHALTLLAFSAHYTAVLLAVLKLPQTNA; this is encoded by the coding sequence ATGAGCCAGATCGGGCAGCGCGTGGAGGAATTCGGCGAGGACGCCGCCCGCATGTTGCGCATGGTGAAGCCGAAGCTTCGCGGCTGGTTGCACACCGGCATGTTCCCGCTTGCGATGATCGCCGGGTTGCTCCTGGTCGTGATCACCCCGACGCTGAGCGGACGAGTCGGCGCGGCGGTGTTCACGATGACCGCCGGTCTGCTGTTCGGTGTGTCGGCGGTATATCACCGCGGCAATTGGTCACCGGCGTACGAGGGATTCCTCAAGCGCTTCGACCACGCCAACATCTTCCTGATCATCGCCGGCACCTACACGCCCTTCGCGCTCACGCTTCTACCCCGTGACGAAGGCACACAACTGCTGATCATCGTGTGGGGCGGCGCGATCGGCGGGGTGTTGTTCCGGGTGTTCTGGGTGAGCGCCCCGCGCTGGTTGTACGTGCCGATCTACGTCGCGCTCGGCTGGGTGGCGATCTTCTACTTCGGTCCGCTGTACCGCGCCGGCGGTCCGCTGATCATCTCGCTCATCGCGTTGGGCGGACTGCTGTACACGGCCGGTGCGGTCGTGTACGGATTCAAGCGTCCAGACCCGTCACCGCGCTGGTTCGGCTTCCACGAGATCTTTCACGCGCTGACCCTGCTGGCGTTCAGCGCGCATTACACGGCCGTGCTGCTCGCGGTGCTCAAGCTGCCACAGACCAACGCCTGA
- the mca gene encoding mycothiol conjugate amidase Mca — MTEQLRLLAVHAHPDDESSKGSATMAKYVADGYRVMVATCTGGERGDVLNPRLQDDPEIKRNLPEVRRREMAAAQEVLGIEHTWLGFVDSGLPEGDPLPPLPDGCFALEPLEVTIEALVRVIREFRPHVMTTYDENGGYPHPDHIMCHDVSMAAFKAAGDAEQFPHAGPAWQPLKLYYDRGFSREKLTAMHEGLLGLGKESPFTDWLARWEDRDPVRVTTRVDASGFFEHRERALLAHATQIDPDGSFFALSAAEQATIWPTEEFELAISYVKPAEELHEEDLFADLPDDVQAADELALNPPAEPVVDEVRERKLS; from the coding sequence GTGACAGAGCAGTTGCGACTCCTGGCGGTGCACGCGCACCCTGACGACGAGTCGAGCAAGGGCTCCGCGACGATGGCCAAGTACGTCGCCGACGGCTACCGCGTCATGGTCGCCACCTGCACCGGGGGCGAGCGTGGGGACGTCCTCAATCCCCGACTGCAGGACGACCCCGAGATCAAGCGCAACCTGCCCGAGGTCCGGCGTCGCGAGATGGCGGCTGCCCAGGAGGTGCTCGGCATCGAGCACACCTGGCTCGGTTTTGTCGACTCCGGTCTGCCGGAAGGCGATCCGCTGCCTCCGCTGCCGGACGGTTGCTTCGCGCTCGAGCCGTTGGAGGTCACCATCGAGGCGCTTGTCCGGGTGATCCGCGAGTTCCGTCCGCACGTGATGACGACGTATGACGAGAACGGCGGCTACCCGCACCCCGACCACATCATGTGCCACGACGTCTCGATGGCGGCGTTCAAGGCCGCCGGTGACGCCGAGCAGTTCCCGCACGCCGGCCCTGCATGGCAGCCGCTGAAGTTGTACTACGACCGTGGATTCTCCCGCGAGAAGCTGACTGCGATGCACGAAGGCTTGCTGGGCCTCGGCAAGGAATCGCCCTTCACCGACTGGCTGGCCCGCTGGGAGGACCGCGACCCCGTCCGGGTCACGACCCGCGTCGATGCGTCCGGCTTCTTCGAACACCGCGAACGAGCGCTCCTCGCGCACGCCACGCAGATCGACCCGGACGGGTCGTTCTTCGCACTCTCGGCTGCCGAGCAAGCCACGATCTGGCCGACCGAGGAGTTCGAGCTCGCCATCTCCTACGTCAAGCCGGCCGAGGAACTGCACGAAGAGGACCTGTTCGCAGACCTCCCGGACGACGTGCAGGCTGCCGACGAACTCGCCCTGAACCCGCCGGCGGAGCCGGTCGTCGACGAGGTCCGCGAACGGAAGCTGTCCTGA
- a CDS encoding DUF4307 domain-containing protein, which yields MTDLPDHPVSSRRDLSADEEEERSSTGFRPGGTKRWWIAAGVLITLAALTATWFGISATRGISWGQAGVKVVNDRQVDVTFDVVDQGDRPVRCTLVAYDVKHATVGRVSVELPPSSHSSTRYTRSVRTVTQAVTGEVTHCELR from the coding sequence ATGACCGACCTTCCGGACCACCCGGTCTCCTCGCGCCGCGACCTGTCGGCGGACGAGGAGGAGGAGCGCTCGTCGACCGGTTTCCGCCCGGGTGGCACCAAGCGCTGGTGGATCGCCGCAGGCGTCCTGATCACCCTCGCCGCACTGACCGCCACCTGGTTCGGCATCTCCGCCACCCGGGGCATCTCGTGGGGACAAGCCGGTGTGAAGGTCGTGAACGACCGGCAGGTCGACGTCACGTTCGACGTCGTCGACCAAGGTGACCGGCCGGTGCGCTGCACCCTGGTCGCGTACGACGTCAAACACGCGACGGTCGGTCGGGTGAGCGTCGAGCTGCCGCCGAGCTCGCACTCCAGCACCCGCTACACCCGATCGGTCCGCACCGTCACACAGGCTGTGACCGGCGAGGTGACACACTGTGAACTGCGCTGA
- the greA gene encoding transcription elongation factor GreA, whose translation MTVTSTADASATFLTQEAYDRLKAERDHLLGEGRIEIAKRIEEARLEGDLKENGGYHAAKEEQGKMEARIHQLETLLRNAVVGEKPADDGIVEPGMVVTVEMFGEKETFLLGNREIGGDTDLDVYSEKSPLGAALLNKSKGDEAEYETPAGKTVKVKILDATPYDG comes from the coding sequence ATGACCGTGACCAGCACTGCCGACGCTTCGGCGACCTTCCTCACCCAGGAGGCGTACGACCGCTTGAAGGCCGAGCGAGACCACCTCCTTGGTGAAGGTCGCATCGAGATCGCAAAGCGCATCGAAGAAGCCCGCCTCGAAGGCGATCTGAAGGAGAACGGTGGCTACCACGCCGCCAAGGAGGAGCAGGGCAAGATGGAGGCCCGCATCCACCAGCTCGAAACCCTTCTGCGCAACGCGGTCGTCGGCGAGAAGCCGGCGGACGACGGCATCGTCGAGCCCGGCATGGTCGTCACCGTCGAGATGTTCGGCGAGAAGGAGACCTTCCTGCTCGGCAACCGCGAGATCGGTGGCGACACCGACCTCGACGTTTACTCCGAGAAGTCGCCGCTTGGCGCCGCCCTGCTGAACAAATCCAAGGGCGACGAGGCCGAGTACGAGACCCCCGCGGGCAAGACCGTCAAGGTCAAGATCCTGGACGCCACCCCCTACGACGGCTGA
- a CDS encoding ABC transporter permease — protein sequence MTAFLNDSLTIAKRNLLKIKRVPDLIVFTTLQPIMFVLLFGYVFGSLAGSGAAVQGGYREFMMAGIFTQTIIFGATITGFMMAEDMQKGVIDRFRTLPMHPSAVLFGRTFVDVLNNVLVLIVMSLTGLLIGWRIRGSFLDAAVAYLLMLLFAFGLSWLFAFIGLKVRSPEVVNNASFMVIFPVTFIANTFVPSENMPSALKAFAGWNPVSTITQAAREGFGNLYALSGGQDPAAVEKATRYTWALEHPVLYSAIWALVLLAIFIPLSTRAYKKAVAK from the coding sequence ATGACCGCCTTCCTCAACGACTCGCTGACGATCGCCAAACGCAACCTGCTGAAGATCAAGCGGGTGCCCGACCTCATCGTGTTCACCACGTTGCAGCCGATCATGTTCGTGCTGCTGTTCGGTTACGTCTTCGGTTCGCTCGCCGGGTCCGGCGCCGCGGTACAGGGTGGCTATCGCGAGTTCATGATGGCCGGCATCTTCACCCAGACGATCATCTTCGGCGCCACGATCACCGGGTTCATGATGGCCGAGGACATGCAGAAGGGCGTGATCGACCGGTTCCGCACGCTGCCGATGCACCCGAGCGCGGTGCTGTTCGGCCGCACCTTCGTCGACGTGCTCAACAACGTCCTGGTGCTGATCGTGATGTCGCTGACCGGTCTGCTGATCGGGTGGCGCATCCGCGGCAGCTTCCTGGACGCGGCCGTCGCCTACCTGCTGATGCTGCTGTTCGCCTTCGGATTGTCCTGGCTGTTCGCGTTCATCGGGCTGAAGGTGCGCTCGCCCGAGGTCGTCAACAACGCCTCGTTCATGGTGATCTTCCCCGTCACCTTCATCGCCAACACCTTCGTACCGAGCGAGAACATGCCGTCGGCGTTGAAGGCGTTCGCCGGCTGGAACCCGGTCTCGACGATCACCCAGGCCGCTCGCGAAGGCTTCGGCAACCTGTATGCCCTCTCCGGCGGACAAGATCCGGCAGCGGTCGAGAAGGCCACCCGCTACACCTGGGCACTCGAACACCCGGTGCTGTACTCGGCGATCTGGGCCCTGGTGTTGCTGGCGATCTTCATTCCGCTCTCGACCCGCGCGTACAAGAAGGCCGTCGCCAAGTAG
- a CDS encoding ATP-binding cassette domain-containing protein, giving the protein MSLAVEAEGLAKHFKDVKAVDGVSLRVPQGSVLGVLGPNGAGKTTTVRMLTTLIPIDEGRAQVGGADVATQAQEVRRKIGVSGQYAAVDEYLTGYENLEMVGRLYHLRKSEAKARARELLSQFRLDDASDRPAKTYSGGMRRRLDLAGALVARPPVIFLDEPTTGLDPRSRGDMWDVIVTLVGEGTSVLLTTQYLEEADRLADNIVVIDHGRIIAEGTADDLKSQVGGERLEITVTEPDRVEDALRVLDHIGDGQAKTDQNGRRVTVPVNGGTQSLLAAVRQLDEEGISVQDIGIRRPTLDDAFLSLTGRPAEDADGTDEPVKENVR; this is encoded by the coding sequence ATGTCACTAGCGGTAGAGGCCGAAGGCCTGGCCAAACACTTCAAGGACGTGAAGGCGGTCGACGGTGTCTCGCTGCGGGTGCCGCAGGGCAGCGTGCTCGGCGTCCTCGGCCCCAACGGAGCGGGCAAGACCACCACCGTGCGAATGCTCACCACGTTGATCCCGATCGACGAGGGCCGCGCCCAGGTCGGCGGAGCCGACGTGGCCACCCAGGCGCAGGAGGTCCGCCGCAAGATCGGTGTCTCGGGTCAGTACGCCGCCGTCGACGAATACCTCACCGGCTACGAGAACCTCGAGATGGTCGGTCGGCTGTACCACCTGCGAAAGTCGGAGGCGAAGGCTCGGGCGCGGGAGTTGTTGTCACAGTTCCGGCTCGACGACGCGTCCGACCGTCCCGCGAAGACGTACTCCGGCGGAATGCGCCGACGGCTCGACCTCGCCGGCGCGCTGGTGGCCCGGCCTCCGGTGATTTTTCTCGACGAGCCGACCACCGGTCTCGACCCACGCAGTCGCGGTGACATGTGGGACGTCATCGTCACGTTGGTGGGGGAAGGCACCTCGGTGCTGCTCACCACCCAGTACCTCGAAGAAGCCGACCGGCTGGCCGACAACATCGTCGTGATCGACCACGGCCGCATCATCGCCGAGGGCACCGCCGACGACTTGAAGTCTCAAGTGGGCGGCGAGCGATTGGAGATCACCGTGACCGAACCCGACAGGGTCGAGGACGCGCTCCGGGTCCTGGACCACATCGGTGACGGACAGGCGAAGACCGACCAGAACGGTCGCCGGGTGACGGTCCCGGTCAACGGTGGCACGCAGTCGCTGCTCGCAGCGGTCCGCCAACTCGACGAAGAAGGAATCTCCGTGCAGGACATCGGTATTCGCCGACCGACGCTCGACGACGCCTTCTTGTCACTGACCGGCCGTCCGGCCGAGGACGCCGACGGGACGGACGAGCCGGTCAAGGAGAACGTCCGATGA
- a CDS encoding cystathionine gamma-synthase — MTNEQHGFSTRAIHAGSEPDPRTGAVTPAIYQTSTYKQDGVGGFREGYEYSRSANPTRTALETCLAAIEGGSRGFAFASGLAAEDTLMRAVLQPGDHMIIPTDAYGGTFRLVDKVVKRWGVDYSLAKVGQADAIRGEIRPGVTKLIWIETPTNPMMGIADIAAVAQVAHEAGALLVVDNTFASSYLQQPLALGADVVMHSTTKYAGGHSDVVGGALIVGKGQDELAEKVAFHQNSLGAVAGPMDSWLVLRGLKTLAVRMEQHCTNAEKIVDYLQTREDVTHIHYPGLDSHPGHDIAARQMKRFGGMISFQLEGGEQNAVDAIGRTKIWTLGESLGGVESLIEHPARMTHASVKGTELEVPGDLIRLSVGIEDVDDLIADLDQALR; from the coding sequence ATGACCAACGAGCAGCACGGCTTCTCCACCCGCGCCATCCACGCCGGTTCGGAACCCGACCCCCGCACCGGCGCCGTCACCCCGGCGATCTACCAGACGTCCACCTACAAGCAGGACGGTGTGGGCGGCTTCCGCGAGGGGTACGAGTACTCCCGCTCCGCCAACCCGACCCGCACCGCGCTCGAGACCTGTCTCGCCGCGATCGAGGGCGGCTCGCGCGGCTTCGCGTTCGCCTCGGGGTTGGCCGCCGAGGACACCCTGATGCGGGCCGTGCTGCAGCCCGGTGACCACATGATCATCCCGACCGACGCATACGGCGGCACCTTCCGCCTCGTCGACAAGGTGGTCAAGCGGTGGGGCGTCGACTACTCGCTCGCCAAGGTGGGTCAGGCGGACGCGATCCGTGGCGAGATCCGTCCGGGCGTCACCAAGTTGATCTGGATCGAGACCCCGACCAACCCGATGATGGGCATCGCCGACATCGCGGCCGTTGCGCAGGTCGCCCACGAAGCAGGTGCACTGCTGGTCGTCGACAACACCTTCGCCTCCTCCTACCTGCAGCAGCCGCTCGCGCTTGGCGCGGACGTCGTGATGCACTCCACGACCAAGTACGCCGGCGGTCACAGCGACGTCGTCGGCGGCGCATTGATCGTCGGCAAGGGTCAGGACGAGCTCGCCGAAAAGGTTGCCTTCCATCAGAACTCGCTCGGAGCGGTGGCAGGACCGATGGACTCCTGGCTGGTGCTGCGCGGCTTGAAGACACTCGCCGTGCGAATGGAACAGCACTGCACCAACGCCGAGAAGATCGTCGACTACCTGCAGACCCGCGAGGACGTCACCCACATCCACTACCCGGGCCTCGACAGCCACCCCGGCCACGACATCGCGGCCAGGCAGATGAAGCGGTTCGGCGGCATGATCAGCTTCCAGCTCGAGGGTGGCGAACAGAACGCCGTCGACGCCATCGGACGGACGAAGATCTGGACGCTCGGCGAATCACTGGGCGGGGTCGAGTCGCTGATCGAGCACCCGGCACGCATGACGCACGCAAGTGTCAAGGGCACCGAGTTGGAAGTGCCCGGCGACCTCATCCGACTGTCCGTGGGCATCGAGGACGTCGACGACCTGATCGCCGACCTCGACCAGGCGCTGCGCTGA